The nucleotide window AGAAAGAGGTGGATTTAGAGACTAAAAAACTTATATTAAATCTGCTTTTTAAAAACATCAAAATCGCCCACAAAAAGATTTTTTCTTTTGAATTTTTTGCCCCCTTTAATTTTTTATTTTTTGAGGAAAAACAAAAATGCCAAACCAAGAATCTAAAAAGAGTTACGAATTTTTTGCCCCCAAAGTCTTTATCCGGACTTTCGGCTGCCAGATGAACGAGAGGGATTCCGAGATCATTTACGGCCTTATGATGGACAGGGGCTGGAAGAAGGCGGAATCGGCGGATGAGGCGGACTGCGTACTTATTAATACGTGCTCGGTGAGGCATCACGCGGAGCAACGCGCATACAGCAATATGGGCATGCTCGCGAAACTCAAGAGGAGAAAACCGCATCTTGTGCTAGGATTTGTGGGGTGTACCGCCGAGAAAGATAAAGAGATAGTATTTAAACGCCTGCCGCACGTAGATCTGGTGGTCGGTCCGTCCAGCATTTACGAAATTCCGGATTGTATCGAAGAGGCGCTTGGGGGGCGAAAAAAAGCCCTTCGGATCGGAAGAAAAGTAAGGCCGGAACATGATAACCCGGTATATCATGAAGATAGTAACAGAGCTTATATTTCTATAAGCGAAGGATGCGACAATTTCTGTTCTTACTGCATAGTGCCTTATGTCAGGGGCAGGCAGCGCAGCAGGCCTGCCGATGCGATAATAAATGAGATCCGCCTCGCCGCCAAAACGGGCATATCGGAGATCACTCTTCTGGGCCAGAATGTAAATTCGTATGCCAAGGACATTGAAGCGGGCTATAATTTTACGGATTTACTTAAAGATGTGGCAAAGATAGACGGCGTAAAAAGGATAAGATTCGTTACCTGCCATCCAAAGGACACAAAAGAAGAGCTTTTTCGCGCCATGCGCGATATGCCTAAGGTGCACAGGCATATCCATCTGCCGCTTCAGTCGGGATCGGCCGCAATATTAAAGGCGATGAAAAGAGGCTATACGTCGGAGCATTATTTGGATCTGGTCGAAAAACTACGCAAATATATGCCGGATTGCAACCTCACCACCGATATAATCGTCGGGTTTCCCGGAGAGAGCGACAAGGACTTCAAAGATACGTTGAATATAATGAAGAAGATAAAATTTGACAGCGCTTATATATTTAAATATTCCCCTCGGCCGCCCGCAGAATCGTGTGAATTAGAAGACGATGTTACGGAGGACGTAAAAAAGAAGCGCCACGCCGTTCTTCTGGACGAGCAGAAAATCATTTCAAAAATGAAGAGCGGGGAGCGGGAAAGCCACCCCTTACCGATGGCGTAGTTTACATAATGAGGGTCTGACCCCAAAGGCAACTTGAAGAAAATGGCAGCTTGTGATAAAATAATGGATATGAAAAGGATAATCATATTTTTATTAGCGCTTATACTGATAGTGCCGGCATATGCCGTACCCGCATACGCGGGGACTAGTGTATTTGACAGAGGCCCTGCCGAAGAAAAGGCGAGCAGCCGAACCAGCGCGCCCAACATTGAAGAGGCCTTTGTAAAAGGCGATTATAACGAGGTCGTGAGAATGGCGAGCTCATATCTTAACTACCGCCCCAAAAATGACGAAAAGATACAATGTCTTATGGGCAGGGCGCTTCTCAAATTGAACAGGCTTGATGAGGGGCGCAGCCGCTTTTTTAAAGTGGCCGAAGAGACGAAAGACAAAAAATTTCAGGCGGAAGCGACCATCGGTATAGCCGATTCATATTATCTTGACGAGGAATACAGGCAGGCGAGAGACTATTACGAAAAAGTGGCAAGATTGTATCCCGATCTTGATAACATGAACATAGTGTATTATGCACTCGGCAAGTGTTATTCAAAGCTGGACAATGCCGCGACAGCAAAAGAATATTATGACAAACTCATGCGGCTTTATCCCAATAGCCTTGAAGCAAAGCTTCTTAAAGGAGAAGGTACCGATTCTGTGACTTACTGTGTGCAGGTGGGTTCGTTTAATAAACTCGAAAATGCGGAAAGGTTGCGCGCTGAACTTAAATCCAAGGGCTTTGACGCGTTTATTCAGACCGTGACGGTGGAAGGAACTTATTTTTACCGGGTAAGAGTGGGCAAATATTCGCGGATCGGAGATGTCGAAGATGTGGCGCGAAACCTGCGAAATAAGGGTTACACAACGAAGGTGTGCCCGTAATGGTTAATTTTTACATAGCGGCATTTTTGGCCGATTTCGCGGTAGGAGCGGCACTTCTGGCGTTGCCGCTCTTTCTTATTTACAGGTTTGCCGCCTCTTCGCTTTTACTGGGAATATTGGGCGCTGTCGGGGCGCTGGTTTATTCATCGGGAGTCGTGATAATCGGCAGGATGTCCGATAGATTTAACCGCAAAAAGATAATTCTCTTCGGCTGCGGCCTCTTCGTGCTTGTCTATTCAACCGTCCCCTTTTTAAAAACGACAAACCAGATACTTATAGCTTATGCCTTCGGAAGTTTATCCATGGCGGCATTTTGGCCAATACTGCAGTCATGGCTTTCTCAAGGACTAGGTAAGCGCGACCTCATGAGATCGCTTACCATTTTTAATATTTCGTGGAGCGCCGGCCTTATGCTGGGTTTTTTATCCGCCGGTTTTTTGTTTGCGCTTGGCCAAAAGATACCCTTTTTAATCGGTGTTATTTCTATTCTAGCTGCCACGGTCTTTCTCTATAGGCAGCCGCTTACGCCCGCGATAAAAAAAGACGCCGGCGGAAATATAGCTGTGGAAATATGGGCGGACAAACCGGCAAATTATACGCCTTTTGTGTACGCGGCCTGGATCGCCAATTTTGTAAGCTGGTTTAATCTAGGAGTTATGCGCAACCTTTTTCCGAAGCTGGGTACGGAGCTGGGGTTTTCTACTGCCATTGTCGGGACTCTTATTTTTATCATAACATTTGCCCAGACAGCCATGTTTTTCATTCTCGGCAAAACTCACAGATGGCATTATAGGCTGGGGCCGATGATCCTTTTTCAATTTTTCGCGTTTCTGTCTTTGTGGGTATTTGCTTTTTCATCCCGCACCGTTTACTTCGCGATTGCGGCGGTGTTTTTGGGGTTATCAGCGGGTGTAACTTACTTTTCAAGCATCTTTTACAGCCTGCACGGTTCAAAGGATAAAGGCAAAAAGAGCGGCCTTCACGAGGCAGTAATCGGTACAGGCGCTTTATTTGGGCCGCTTGCCGGAGGATTTTTCGCGGCCGAATTCGGCATACGCGCGCCGTACATCGTCGCAGCGGTTGTGCTGGCAGCTGCAATGTTGGTAGAGGTAACAATAGTACGCAAACAGCCGTTGAAACACTAATCTGGCAATTCTAACCTGGTTAGATTTGCCAGGTTAGAATGAACATGTCCCGCGCCAAGGCCAAAAATGAGCAAAAAACCAAAAATAATATTCATATTAGGGCCGACGGGGGTAGGGAAGAGCGAATTTGCCGTAAAACTTGCCAAAAAAATAAAAGGCGAGATCATCTCCTCGGACTCCATGCAGGTATATAAAAACATGGGGATATTGAGCCAGTATCCGTCTTTAAAGTTGCGAAGACAGGTTCCGCATCACCTCGTAGGTGTTTTGAGCCCTTCGAAAGAATGGAGCGCCGCAGATTTTGTGGCAACGGCCAAGAAGATCGCAGGCGACATAATACGCCGAAGAAGAACGCCCGTAATAGCGGGCGGAACAGGCTTGTACGCAAGGGCCTTTATAGAGGGGCTCTTTATAGCTCCGCCGAAAAACGAGGCCTTGCGCAGAAAATTATACAAAGAAGCGGAAGATAAGGGTAACGCGAAACTTTACGCGAAATTGAAAAAGATAGACCCGCTTTACGCGTCAAAGATACACCCGAACGACACGCGCAGAGTAGTGAGGGCCCTTGAAGTATATAAGCTGACCGGCAAGCCGTTTTCCGCTCATCACAAAGAGACCAAGGGACTTAAAGATAACTATGCGATATCGATCTTTATATTGAATAGAAACCGCGAAAAATTATACGACAGAATAAACAAGCGCGTAGATAAGATGTTTCGCTGCGGCGTAACGAAAGAAGTCAAAAGGTTGCGGCGATTCAGGCTCAGCAAAACGGCGAAGGCGGTTTTAGGATTCAGCGAAATAAGCGCTTATCTTAAAGGCGAAGCCACGCTCGAGGAAACAAAAGAACTTCTCAAAATGAATACGCGGCGTTACGCAAAGCGGCAATTAACATGGTTCAGGAGAGAAAAGGGCGCTTTATGGAAAAAGCTGTAATAGTTACAGTAAGGCATGAAAAAGAAGACAGTAAGTGGAGTATTGAGGACCTTTCCGCCGAACTTCGCGAGCTTGTCGTCTCGAGCGGTGTCCGCATAGCCGGCGAAGCGCTTGCCAGGTGCTCCGAATTTTCACCCAAGTATCTCGTCGGAAAAGGCAAGGTGGAAGAGATACTCCAACTGGCGCAGGCCGAAAATGCGAATGTTGTAATATTTAATCATGACCTGAGCGGCACCCAGCAGCGAAATCTTGAGGACGTATTTGAAATAAAGACGATAGACAGGACTCAGCTCATTCTTGATATATTTGCCCAAAGGGCTCATTCAAAAGAGGGCAAGCTTCAGGTAGAGTTGGCGCAGCTTGTATACCTGATGCCCCGCCTTGTCGGCGAAGGCGTAATGCTTTCAAGGCTCGGGGGCGGCATAGGGACGAGAGGCCCGGGCGAACAAAAACTTGAGATGGAGAGGCGAAACATACGCGATAGTATAGCCCAGCTCAAAAAAGACCTGGATGACATTACGGCGCAAAGAGATGCGCGCAGAAAAAATAGAGAACGTTTTTTAGCATCAAGCATAGCCATGGTTGGCTATACAAATGCCGGCAAATCGACTCTGTTCAATGCTCTTACTGAAGCCGGTGTCGCAGTAAAAGACAAATTATTCAGCACGCTTGACCCTACCATCAGAAGGTACGTCCTTCCGGACAATCAAAGAGTGCTTCTTTCGGACACCGTCGGGTTTATACACAACCTTCCGCACCACTTGGTGGAATCGTTCAAAGCCACCCTGGAAGAGACTGTCCATGCCGATATACTGCTTCATGTTATAGACGCGAGCCACCCTAAGATACAAGAGTGCGTGCGGGCAGTGAAGGGCGTTCTGGAAGACCTGGAAATAGGGGACAAGCCCGTCATAAACGTCTTGAACAAAAAAGATAAGATAACCGATAATATTATTTTATCCAGCATTGAAAAGCAATTCGAACATCCTGTCCTAATATCTGCCCTTAAGCATGATGGCATAGATGGCCTGATAGGAAGGATAGAGCGGGAAATATCGCAGTTGACCACTGAAATAAAGATAACGCTGTCGCATGCCGAGATGAAGAAATACAGCATGATACGGGAGCACGGCAAGGTGCTTAAAGAGGAGTTCAGGGATGACGCCATATATATTGAGGCAAAAATCCCTAAAAGGCTAGTTCCGCTGGTTTCGCCTGAAAAAAGGGCCAAAATAACTTGACAAAAGACAATAGAGTGCTAAAATACCAGATTAGCACTCTATTTATCCGAGTGCTAATCCTGAAAATAGGGACCGGCCATGCATAGCGCAAAAAGATTGAATAACAGGCAGGAAGATGTCTTAAGAATAGTGGTGAATTCTCATGTGCAGTCGGCCCTTCCGGTAGGTTCTGCCAAAGTAGCCGAGATGCTGGGGCTTTCAAGCGCGACTATCCGCAATGTAATGGTTGAGCTCGAAGAGATGGGATATATTGCGCATCCACATACATCAGCAGGCAGGATGCCTACGGACGAAGGCTACAGGTATTATATAGATTCGCTGATGCAAATAAGGGAACTTAGTGGCAACATAATAGATAGTATAGTAGAAAAGTATCGCCGCGATATATATTCAACGGAAGATGTTATGGAGAGGACATCCGGACTTATATCGGACCTCACCAGGTATGTCGGCATAACCGTGGAGCTCTGCTCAGAAAGGGTATACTTTGACGGAGCGAGCCATATTCTCGAACAGCCCGAATTCAGGGATTTCAAGAAACTTCAAAACATATTTAGGTGCCTGGAAGATAAGATCAGCATGCTCCATTTTTTATGCGATGATGTCGAAGACGGCAGACTAGCAATTTCTATTGGCAAGGAGAACAAGCTGAGTAATTTCAAAGATTGCACCGTAGTAAGTAGGGGATATAAAAGAAGAGGGAAAGCATCGGGCAGGCTGGGTGTTATAGGGCCGAAAAGGATGGTCTATGAAAAAGTCGTGCCGATGGTAGGATTTTTGGCCGATATGGTATCCAGGGTGATCGACGAAATAGATGATTAAGGGAGTCAAGGGATGAAAGACAAAGAGAACCAGGGCGAAAAGGATGAAGCGCTGAACATCTCTAAGGCGGAATACGAGTCGCTTAAAGAGCGGGCGGAAGAAAAAGAGGCCTTTTACGACAAATATTTGCGCGCAAGCGCAGAATTGGAAAATACCAAGAAGCGCCTCGAAAAAGATAAGGCAGATTCAATAAAATATGCCAATACTGCCTTTATGCTGGAGTTTCTTCCTATATTGGATAATCTGGAGATAGCGGAAAGGCATATAAAAGAGGCAAAGGATTTCAAGGCAGTGCAGGAAGGCGTGGATATGATCCAGGTTCAGATACAGCGCTTTCTGAAGGATATAGGCGTAGAAAAGATAAAAGCAGTCGGGGAAAAATTTGACCCTCATCAGCATGAAGTAGTGGAGGTGGACGAAACCGGCGAGGGGAATGATGATGTAATAGTGGAAGAACTGAAGCCGGGTTACAGATTGAATGGTGTACTTTTGAGGCCGGCACTGGTAAAGATTGCTAAAAAGAAAGGATAAGACTATGGCTAAGATAATAGGAATAGACTTAGGCACATCAAATTCCGCGGCAGCGTATATGGAGGGCGGCAAGCCTGTTATTATTCCCTCTGCCGAGGGCGCGGGTGTTGCTTCCGGTAAGGCATTTCCGTCATATGTCGCGTTTACGAAAGACGGACAGCGTTTAGTGGGCGAGCCGGCGCGCCGGCAGGCGGCTATAAATGCCGAGGGAACCATTCAGGCAGCCAAGCGGAAGATGGGCACCGATTTCAAGTTTAAAGTCTATGGCAAGGAATATACGCCGCAGCAGATATCGGCCTTCATCCTGCAAAAGATAAAACAGGACGCGGAGGCATATCTCGGAGATAAAATCGAGGAAGTAGTCATAACATGCCCTGCGTATTTTGACGACAATCAAAGGACGGCTACGAAAGACGCGGGCGAGATCGCGGGTTTGAAAGTTTTAAGAATAATCAACGAGCCGACAGCCGCTTGTCTTGCCTATGGCCTTGAGAAGGCTCAAAAAGCGCAGAAGATCATGGTCTTCGATCTGGGCGGCGGGACATTGGATGTCACTATAATGGAAATGGACCAGGGCGTATTTCATGTGCAATCGACATCGGGCGACACTCAATTAGGCGGCACGGATATGGATAAGGTCCTGCTTGAATATATTGCCGGACAATTTAAGCGCGAAACCGGCATAGACATCACGAATGATAAGATGGCCGTCCAGAGACTGCGCGAAGGCGCTGAAAAGGCGAAGGTGGAATTGTCATCGACGCTTACTACCGATATTAATCTGCCGTTTATTACGGCCGATTCGACCGGCCCCAAACATCTGACCATGGCGATCACCCGGGCGAAATTGGAAGACCTGATTTTACCTATAATAGAGCGATGCAAGCATCCTATGGAGCAGGCGATTTCCGACGCGAAATTATCGCCTAAGGACATAGACCGTATTATCATGGTGGGCGGCCCGACGAGGATGCCTATCATCCAAAAATTTGTTGAAGATTATATAGGTAAAAAGATCGAACGCGGTGTCGACCCAATGGAGTGCGTGGCGCTTGGCGCGGCTATTCAGGCGGCGATCATTAAAGGCGATGTGAAGGATGTGCTTCTTTTGGATGTCACGCCGCTTTCTTTGGGCATAGAGACTTTGGGCGGGGTAAACACTAAATTGATAGAAAGAAACGCCTCTATCCCCACACAAAAAAGCCAGATCTTTTCCACCGCAGCGGACAATCAGACCGCGGTTACGATTAGAGTTTTACAGGGCGAGCGGCAGATGGCGGACGGCAACGTGGAATTAGGCAGATTCGATCTTGTCGGGATACCTAGCGCGCCTCGCGGCGTGCCGCAGATCGAAGTAAAATTTGATATAGATAGAGATGGCATAGTCCACGTATCGGCAAAGGACCTGGGTACCGGTAAAGAGCAGTCAATACGCATCACGGCGCCGAAGAAACTTTCCAAGGAAGAGATAGATAAGATGGTCAAGAACGCGGAACAGTTTGCCGCCGAAGACGCGAAGAGAAAAGAAGAAGTTGAGATAATAAACCAGGCAGACACTCTGACGTACAGTACTGAAAAGTCCCTTAAAGATTACGGCGACAAAGTAAGCCCAGAGGAGCGCGCTGATATAGAAGCGAAACTAAATGACCTTAAGAGCGCGGTAAAAGATAAAAATATTTCAAGGATAAAGACCTCCATGGAGGATCTGACCAAGGCGTCCCATAAACTTGCCGAGGAGATATATAAACAGGCGTCTGCCAAACAGAAAGAGCAGGGCGGGCCCGAGCAGGCCTCCGGCGCCGGCAGTTCGCAAAAGCAGGCGGAAGACGGCCCGGCGGGAGCCGAAGGCGGCCCGGCATCCGGCGGGAAAAAGAAAGATGATGACATCATCGACGCGGAATACAAAGAAGAATAACCAACAACCATTGCAGCTGGACCAATAACGTAGAAAAATTATGCCAAGCACCAAACGCGATTATTACGAAATATTGGGCGCAAAAAAGAGCGCCACACTTGATGAGATAAAGAAGGCATATCGCCAGCTGGCCATGAGCCATCATCCCGATCGAGTTCCTTCTGACGAGAAGAAGGCAGCCGAAGAAAAGTTTAAGGAGATCTCAGAGGCGTATGCCGTATTGTCGGATGCCCAAAAGAGGGCCCTATATGATCAGCACGGACACGCCGGCATAGACCAAAAATACGCTTATGAGGATATCTTCAGGGGCGCCGACTTTAACAGCGTATTTCAGGATTTAGGCAACGCCGGTTTCAGCGGCAGTATCTTTGAAGATATTTTCAGCGATTTGGGGTTTAATATATCCGGGGGAAGAAGCAGCCGCGGCCAAAGAGTGCGCAGAGGGCGTGATTTGGAAATCACCGTCGAGATAACTCTTGAAGAAGCGGCTTCGGGTACGGAGAAGACCATAACCGTACCGCGATATGATGTCTGCCCCGCCTGCTCCGGTACCGGAGTGAAATCGGGCACAAAAAAGACCGCCTGTTCCCAATGCAGGGGATCAGGTCAGGTGGTGACATCAAACGGCTTCTTTCAGCTAAGACAGACGTGTCCTCGATGCCGCGGCGAAGGAAACGTTATACAGACGCCTTGCCCCGGTTGCCGCGGAGAAGGCAGGGTCAAGCAGGTCCATAAAATAAAAGTCAAGATACCTCCCGGAGTTGATACCGGCTCGCATTTGAGAGTCAGGGGCGAGGGAGAAGAAGGCGCTGCGGGTAGGGGCGATCTATACGTTATTATAGAGATGCGCCAGCATCCGGTTTTCGAAAGGCACCATACCGATCTATTTATGGAGATAACAATAAACTTGCCTAAAGCGATATTGGGAGGGGAAACAGAGGTGCCTACGCTTGACGGCCACGTAATGATGAAGATACCGCCCGGCACGCAAAGCGGCAAAATATTCAGGATTAAAGATAAGGGTATTCCGGATGTCCACACAAAGCGTTCGGGAGATGAATTGGTGAGAGTCAATATTGAAATTCCCAAACGCCTTACGTCCGAACAGCGAAGGCTGATAGAGGAATTCGCGAAGATATCAGGAAAATAGCATGCCGACATATGAATACGAATGCAAAAAATGCGGGCATCGTTTTGAGATATTTCAACAGATGTCCGATAAGCCTCTTAAAAAATGCCCCGAATGTTCGTCCGCTGTCAAAAGATTGATGGGAACGGGCGGCGGCATCATATTTAAGGGCTCCGGGTTTTACGCGAACGATTACAAATCCAAAAAAGATAATGCCGCGCCCAAATCGTGCCCCAATGCCACCAAAGACAGTCCATCCTGCGGCTCGTGCGGGGCAAATAGTGGCGGCGGCAAATAATGGCAAACCAAAAAAAGTATTTTTTAAAATTTTGGTTTCCTGTTATAATATACGCTGTCTTGATTTTCTGGGGTTCCTCGCTGGAGAGCCCTTTTGAGGTAGGCTTTGAAATATACGGTCTCGATAAGATACTTCATGCGCTGGAATATGCCGTGCTGGGGATTCTTTTGGCAAGGGCTCTTGGCGCCTCCATGCCGGATATTTCATACGGCAGGCTGATATTTATAACTTTTATCATTGGTACTTTTTACGGGCTGACCGACGAATTTCATCAGCAGTTTACTCCGGAAAGGACGGCAAGCCTTTTGGACTTAACGGCCGATGCTATAGGCAGTTTCTTAGGCGCTTTGGCATTTATATCATTCAGAAAAAGGTATAAGGCAATAATAAATGGCTAAGATCTCACCTTTTAGGGGCGTATTATATAACAAAGAAAAGATAAAACACTTTGAAACGGTGATATCCCCTCCCTATGATGTTATATCCTCTTCGATGCGCGATGAGCTTTACAAGGCAGATCAGTACAATATCGTCAGGATCATATTGGGAAAAGAGCTTACCACCGACAATAAATCATATAATAAATATACACGCGCCGCTAATTTTATCGATCAATGGCTCGAGATCGGCGCGCTCAAAAAAGATAAGTCGCCCGCCATATATGTATGTGAGCAAAAGTATCTTCATAAGGGAAAACCCAAAAGCCGCATTGGTTTTATTTCGCTTATGAGGATAGAAGACCCTAAAACAAGCCTCGTCCTTCCGCACGAATATACGTTCTCCAAGCCGAAAGAAGACAGACTTAATCTTATCCGCGCCGTAAAGGCCAATACGGAGCCCATCTTTTGCATATTTGAAGATGACGCCAATGTCGTTACCAATACCTTAAGGGCATATTGCAAAAAGCACGCGCCTATCATAACCGTCCAATTCGAAGGAATAGAGAATAGGGTTTGGACCCTTGCGCAAAGCGCAATAATAAAAAAGATAGAGCATAGGCTGGACAAGAAACAGGTCTTCATAGCCGATGGCCACCACAGATACGAAGTTTCGCTGGCATTTAGGGATGAGATGCGCCGCAAGCTTGGGCCAAAAAGAGCGAAAGAATTTGAAAACATCATGGTCTATTTTTCCAGCCTGACCGATGATAATCTTACGATTTTTTCCACATATCGCGTAGTAAAGAGCCTGGGCAATATAAAATGGAGAGAGGCAGAATCGAAGTTGAAGAGGTATTTTTATATAGAAAATGTAAATACTAAAGACGAGATGTTCAATGCCCTTGAAACGGCCGGTTCCGATTACGCGTTCGGTGTTTTCTTTAAGGACGGCAGATTCCGCGTGTTGAAGCTGAAAGACGAATCCATGCTGAATGAGGTAATAAAGGAGAGGAAATCCCGCGAATGGAGGCGCCTCAACGTGACCGTTCTCCATTTTCTGGTGTTTGCCCATATATTTCATATCGAAAAATTTTCATCTAACGATGAGAATATAACGTACACCAGAGACGAGGATTATGCTATACAGCAGGTCGCGAAAGGCGAATGCGAAATAGCTTTCTTCCAGCTGCCGACAAAGATGTCCGAGGTCCGAGATATAGCCAAAAAAGGTGACAGGATGCCGCATAAATCTACGTACTTTTATCCGAAGCCTTTAAGCGGGCTTGTAATGAATAGATTTTAGCGAAATAGCCATGGAAGCCGTAATCTGGCAATTCTAACCTGGTTAGATTTGTCAGGTTACGAGGAACGTGTCCCGCGTCAAGGCAACTATGCATTTAGATTCTATCAAAGAAGCGTTAAGGAACGGCGAGGTCAAGAAGGTGGCGGAACTGACCGGCGCCGCCATAAGCGCAAATATTCCGATCAGGGACATCCTTGATACGCTTATAAAAGGGATGGACGAGATAGGAAAGAGATTCAAAAATAACGAAATATTTATCCCCGAAGTCCTTATTTCTGCCAAGGCCATGCACGCGGGGCTCAACATGCTTGAACCGCACTTTTCGAAAAGCGGCATAAAGCCGGTGGGGAAGATAGGCATAGGGACGGTAAAAGGCGATCTTCACGATATAGGGAAAAATCTCGTGGCTATGATGTTCAGGGGCGCGGGGTTTGAAGTGCTGGATCTGGGCATAGATGTTCCGGCGGAAAAATTCATTGATACGGCAAAGAATAAAGACGTCAACATAATAGCGATGTCGTCACTATTGACAACCTCTATGGGCTCAATGAAAGCTGTGATCAGCGAGCTTAAAAAAGAGGGTCTTATGGGCAAAGTAAAGACAATGGTAGGAGGGGCCCCTGTGACGGAAGATTTTGCCGGATCTATAGGGGCTGACGGCTACGCAAAGGACGCTTCTTCCGCCGTTGACAAGGCAAGAGAACTTATCGGTTTACGCGCCCGAGACGAATAAGGTATAATGGAGACAATATGGCATTATTCGGAAAGCCCAGATATACGATTGTAAAAGTAGCCAAGAAGAGGCAGGATATTCCCGAGGGGCTGTGGACTAAGTGCGGTGAATGCGGAGAGATAGCATACAACAAGAAACTTGAGGAGAACCTTAAGGTATGCCCCAAATGCAATTATCATTTCAAAGTAGGCGCCTACGAAAGAATAGATATGCTGCTCGACAAGAATACCTTCAAGGAGATCGACAAGAATATCCAGTCGAAAGACCCGCTCAATTTCAAAGGCCCAAAAAAATATAAAGATAAGCTGGAACATGATAAAAAAGCGACGGGGCTGAAAGATGCGGTTGTTTGCGGCGAAGGTAAGATAGAGGAAAAGAAACTCGTCCTGGCGGTTACTGATTCCCGATTCATAATGGGTAGTATGGGTTCCGTAGTCGGCGAAAAGATAACGAGGGCCATAGAGAAAGCGACGCGCGAAAAACTTCCCGTAGTCATATGTTCCGGATCCGGAGGGGGCGCAAGGATGTATGAGGGCATGTTTTCCCTTATGCAGATGGTAAAGACAAGCGCTGCGGTAAGCAAGCATAATAAAGCCGGACTCCTATTCATTTCATTACTTACAAATCCCACTATGGCGGGCGTAATGGCGAGCTTTGCGTCCTTGGGCGATGTGATAATGGCAGAGCCGAAGGCTCTTATAGGATTTACCGGCCCAAGGGTAATAGAGCAGACCATAAGGCAGAGATTGCCCCACGGTTTTCAGCAATCAGAATTTATGCTTGAGCACGGTTTGATAGATATGGTTGTGCATCGCAAAGACCTGAGAAGCACCATATCAGGTCTTATGGATTATTTATCTTGAAAA belongs to Candidatus Omnitrophota bacterium and includes:
- the miaA gene encoding tRNA (adenosine(37)-N6)-dimethylallyltransferase MiaA, coding for MSKKPKIIFILGPTGVGKSEFAVKLAKKIKGEIISSDSMQVYKNMGILSQYPSLKLRRQVPHHLVGVLSPSKEWSAADFVATAKKIAGDIIRRRRTPVIAGGTGLYARAFIEGLFIAPPKNEALRRKLYKEAEDKGNAKLYAKLKKIDPLYASKIHPNDTRRVVRALEVYKLTGKPFSAHHKETKGLKDNYAISIFILNRNREKLYDRINKRVDKMFRCGVTKEVKRLRRFRLSKTAKAVLGFSEISAYLKGEATLEETKELLKMNTRRYAKRQLTWFRREKGALWKKL
- a CDS encoding SPOR domain-containing protein, with amino-acid sequence MKRIIIFLLALILIVPAYAVPAYAGTSVFDRGPAEEKASSRTSAPNIEEAFVKGDYNEVVRMASSYLNYRPKNDEKIQCLMGRALLKLNRLDEGRSRFFKVAEETKDKKFQAEATIGIADSYYLDEEYRQARDYYEKVARLYPDLDNMNIVYYALGKCYSKLDNAATAKEYYDKLMRLYPNSLEAKLLKGEGTDSVTYCVQVGSFNKLENAERLRAELKSKGFDAFIQTVTVEGTYFYRVRVGKYSRIGDVEDVARNLRNKGYTTKVCP
- the hflX gene encoding GTPase HflX, whose protein sequence is MEKAVIVTVRHEKEDSKWSIEDLSAELRELVVSSGVRIAGEALARCSEFSPKYLVGKGKVEEILQLAQAENANVVIFNHDLSGTQQRNLEDVFEIKTIDRTQLILDIFAQRAHSKEGKLQVELAQLVYLMPRLVGEGVMLSRLGGGIGTRGPGEQKLEMERRNIRDSIAQLKKDLDDITAQRDARRKNRERFLASSIAMVGYTNAGKSTLFNALTEAGVAVKDKLFSTLDPTIRRYVLPDNQRVLLSDTVGFIHNLPHHLVESFKATLEETVHADILLHVIDASHPKIQECVRAVKGVLEDLEIGDKPVINVLNKKDKITDNIILSSIEKQFEHPVLISALKHDGIDGLIGRIEREISQLTTEIKITLSHAEMKKYSMIREHGKVLKEEFRDDAIYIEAKIPKRLVPLVSPEKRAKIT
- a CDS encoding MFS transporter, translating into MVNFYIAAFLADFAVGAALLALPLFLIYRFAASSLLLGILGAVGALVYSSGVVIIGRMSDRFNRKKIILFGCGLFVLVYSTVPFLKTTNQILIAYAFGSLSMAAFWPILQSWLSQGLGKRDLMRSLTIFNISWSAGLMLGFLSAGFLFALGQKIPFLIGVISILAATVFLYRQPLTPAIKKDAGGNIAVEIWADKPANYTPFVYAAWIANFVSWFNLGVMRNLFPKLGTELGFSTAIVGTLIFIITFAQTAMFFILGKTHRWHYRLGPMILFQFFAFLSLWVFAFSSRTVYFAIAAVFLGLSAGVTYFSSIFYSLHGSKDKGKKSGLHEAVIGTGALFGPLAGGFFAAEFGIRAPYIVAAVVLAAAMLVEVTIVRKQPLKH
- the miaB gene encoding tRNA (N6-isopentenyl adenosine(37)-C2)-methylthiotransferase MiaB, translating into MPNQESKKSYEFFAPKVFIRTFGCQMNERDSEIIYGLMMDRGWKKAESADEADCVLINTCSVRHHAEQRAYSNMGMLAKLKRRKPHLVLGFVGCTAEKDKEIVFKRLPHVDLVVGPSSIYEIPDCIEEALGGRKKALRIGRKVRPEHDNPVYHEDSNRAYISISEGCDNFCSYCIVPYVRGRQRSRPADAIINEIRLAAKTGISEITLLGQNVNSYAKDIEAGYNFTDLLKDVAKIDGVKRIRFVTCHPKDTKEELFRAMRDMPKVHRHIHLPLQSGSAAILKAMKRGYTSEHYLDLVEKLRKYMPDCNLTTDIIVGFPGESDKDFKDTLNIMKKIKFDSAYIFKYSPRPPAESCELEDDVTEDVKKKRHAVLLDEQKIISKMKSGERESHPLPMA
- a CDS encoding nucleotide exchange factor GrpE gives rise to the protein MKDKENQGEKDEALNISKAEYESLKERAEEKEAFYDKYLRASAELENTKKRLEKDKADSIKYANTAFMLEFLPILDNLEIAERHIKEAKDFKAVQEGVDMIQVQIQRFLKDIGVEKIKAVGEKFDPHQHEVVEVDETGEGNDDVIVEELKPGYRLNGVLLRPALVKIAKKKG